A single region of the Paraburkholderia megapolitana genome encodes:
- the thiE gene encoding thiamine phosphate synthase translates to MTQTFPLTGDRFWPPADELTEAAERIRARLGDWPPTHAPWRICLTPPDDANGGDLIVAAGTQPDGAQLARWLVQGAGVIEAAPGRATLHLGGERYPLEALEDALPEDWIPALAAFLDCGFAPHDALVLALAWRDGDEKRAADAWPTDLARFPRVVGLPAAPAQPFPRCPDRLGLYPVLPDANWVERVLGFGVKTIQLRHKSATAGQLSAELAQDIARCVAAGRRHDAQVFINDHWQAAIDAGAYGVHLGQEDLHTADLHALSAAGVRLGLSSHGYYEVLVALHFRPSYVACGAIFATATKALPTEPQGLARLARYVQLLDGVVPLVAIGGIDGDVLPDVLVTGVGSAAVVRAVTEAPDPAAAVSALQQVFTQ, encoded by the coding sequence GTGACGCAGACGTTCCCACTGACCGGCGACCGCTTCTGGCCACCCGCCGACGAACTCACCGAAGCCGCCGAGCGCATCCGCGCACGGCTTGGCGACTGGCCGCCGACCCACGCGCCATGGCGCATCTGCCTGACCCCACCCGACGACGCGAACGGCGGCGATCTGATTGTCGCTGCCGGCACGCAGCCTGACGGCGCGCAGCTTGCGCGCTGGCTCGTGCAGGGCGCGGGCGTGATCGAGGCCGCGCCGGGTCGCGCGACGCTGCATCTGGGCGGCGAGCGCTATCCACTGGAAGCACTAGAAGACGCCTTGCCCGAAGACTGGATCCCGGCGCTGGCCGCGTTCCTCGATTGCGGGTTTGCGCCGCATGACGCACTGGTGCTGGCACTGGCCTGGCGCGACGGCGACGAAAAGCGCGCCGCGGATGCCTGGCCGACCGACCTCGCGCGTTTCCCGCGTGTTGTCGGGTTGCCGGCTGCGCCCGCGCAGCCGTTTCCGCGTTGCCCGGACCGGCTGGGCCTCTACCCGGTGTTGCCGGACGCCAACTGGGTCGAGCGGGTGCTGGGGTTCGGCGTGAAGACCATCCAGTTGCGCCACAAGTCCGCCACGGCCGGACAGTTGAGCGCCGAACTGGCACAGGACATCGCGCGCTGTGTCGCCGCCGGGCGGCGGCACGATGCGCAGGTGTTCATCAACGATCACTGGCAGGCCGCCATCGACGCGGGCGCCTACGGCGTCCACCTGGGCCAGGAAGATCTCCATACCGCCGACCTGCACGCGCTGAGCGCCGCCGGCGTGCGCCTCGGCCTGTCGAGCCACGGCTACTACGAAGTCCTCGTCGCACTGCATTTCCGGCCCAGCTACGTCGCCTGCGGCGCCATCTTCGCGACCGCGACCAAGGCGCTGCCCACCGAACCGCAGGGCCTCGCGCGCCTCGCGCGCTACGTCCAGTTGCTGGACGGCGTGGTGCCGCTCGTGGCGATCGGCGGGATCGACGGCGATGTGTTGCCCGACGTACTGGTGACAGGCGTCGGCAGCGCGGCCGTGGTCCGCGCTGTCACCGAAGCACCCGACCCCGCCGCCGCGGTTTCTGCACTGCAACAGGTGTTTACGCAATAA
- a CDS encoding thiazole synthase, with protein MTSPASADPLRLYGETFASRVLLGTSRYPSLQSLSDSIAAAQPGMVTVALRRQMNEGGAEAGFFDLLKRHSVPLLPNTAGCQSVAEAVTTAHMAREIFATDWIKLELIGDDYTLQPDPIGLIEAAAQLVKEGFKVLPYCTEDLVIGRRLLDVGCEALMPWGAPIGTGKGVINPYGLRVLRERLPDVPLIVDAGLGVPSHACQVMEWGFDGVLLNTAVSQATHPPAMARAFALAAEAGRAAYVAGPMAEREAAEASTPVVGMPFWHHDGSAA; from the coding sequence ATGACTTCTCCCGCTTCCGCCGATCCCCTCCGCCTCTACGGCGAAACGTTCGCGAGCCGCGTGCTGCTCGGCACCTCACGCTATCCGTCGCTGCAGTCGCTGTCCGATTCGATCGCGGCGGCGCAGCCGGGCATGGTCACCGTCGCGCTACGTCGTCAGATGAACGAAGGCGGCGCCGAGGCGGGCTTCTTCGACCTGCTCAAGCGCCACAGCGTGCCATTGCTGCCGAACACCGCCGGCTGCCAGAGCGTCGCCGAAGCGGTGACGACCGCGCACATGGCGCGCGAAATCTTCGCCACCGACTGGATCAAGCTCGAACTGATCGGCGACGACTACACGCTGCAACCCGACCCGATCGGGCTGATCGAGGCGGCCGCCCAACTGGTGAAGGAAGGCTTCAAGGTGCTGCCGTACTGCACTGAAGATCTCGTGATCGGTAGACGCTTGCTCGATGTGGGCTGCGAGGCGCTGATGCCGTGGGGCGCGCCGATCGGCACCGGCAAGGGCGTCATCAATCCGTACGGGTTGCGCGTGCTGCGTGAGCGGCTGCCCGACGTACCGCTGATCGTCGACGCCGGGCTCGGTGTGCCCTCGCACGCGTGCCAGGTGATGGAGTGGGGCTTCGACGGGGTGCTGCTGAACACGGCGGTATCGCAGGCGACCCATCCGCCGGCGATGGCGCGCGCCTTCGCGCTGGCCGCCGAGGCGGGCCGCGCCGCTTACGTTGCCGGGCCGATGGCCGAGCGCGAGGCGGCCGAGGCGAGCACGCCGGTGGTCGGTATGCCGTTCTGGCATCACGACGGGAGCGCCGCGTGA
- the thiS gene encoding sulfur carrier protein ThiS: protein MNIHINQKPLTLPDGATVADALTAWGARPPFAVALNGDFVARTQHAARALQPGDRLDVVQPVAGG, encoded by the coding sequence ATGAACATCCATATCAACCAGAAACCGCTGACGCTGCCCGACGGCGCCACCGTCGCCGATGCGCTTACCGCATGGGGCGCGCGGCCGCCGTTCGCGGTTGCGCTGAACGGCGATTTCGTCGCGCGCACGCAGCATGCGGCGCGCGCGCTGCAACCGGGCGACCGGCTCGACGTCGTGCAACCGGTCGCGGGCGGCTGA
- a CDS encoding FAD-dependent oxidoreductase, protein MKTATQPKPDFAVIGGGLCGRLVAWRLAGAGHRVALYERGDAAGTQAAAWVAAAMLAPLAEAASAELLITQLGAASLDAWPRLLAELPEPVFFQRNGSLIVWHHADRTEASLFERRVRANAPAEWLDSGFVALSGAQIGAAEPALTGRFTKGWLLPREGQLDNRQVLAALAAGLAARGVELHWNTHIDDRAMPDAHVTIDCRGLGAKPVLPTLRGIRGEVARVHAPGIDLTRPVRLLHPRYPLYIAPKQDDCYVIGATEVEGEDMSPVSVRSALELLSAAFSVHPGFGEARILELNAHCRPTMPDHRPALVWNGAQTLRVNGLYRHGYMIAPEVADEAVRFAAALLERRVADVDAFATWRRDARWSELFHLDSLNQPDPAREPA, encoded by the coding sequence ATGAAGACCGCTACCCAACCCAAACCGGATTTCGCCGTGATCGGCGGTGGGCTGTGCGGGCGGCTCGTCGCGTGGCGTCTGGCCGGCGCCGGGCATCGCGTGGCGTTGTACGAGCGTGGCGATGCAGCAGGTACGCAGGCTGCCGCGTGGGTCGCCGCCGCGATGCTCGCGCCGCTCGCCGAAGCCGCCAGCGCGGAACTGCTGATCACGCAACTCGGCGCCGCATCGCTCGATGCATGGCCGCGGTTGCTCGCCGAATTGCCGGAGCCGGTGTTCTTTCAGCGCAATGGCTCGCTCATCGTGTGGCATCACGCGGATCGCACGGAAGCTTCGCTGTTCGAACGCCGAGTGCGTGCGAACGCGCCGGCCGAGTGGCTCGACAGCGGCTTCGTCGCGCTGTCCGGCGCGCAGATCGGTGCCGCCGAGCCCGCGTTGACCGGCCGCTTCACGAAAGGCTGGCTGTTGCCGCGCGAAGGGCAGCTCGACAATCGCCAGGTGCTTGCCGCACTTGCGGCGGGGCTCGCGGCACGCGGCGTCGAACTGCACTGGAACACCCACATCGACGATCGCGCGATGCCCGACGCGCATGTCACGATCGATTGTCGCGGCCTTGGCGCAAAACCGGTTCTGCCGACGCTGCGCGGTATCCGCGGTGAAGTTGCGCGAGTACACGCGCCTGGCATCGATCTCACCCGCCCGGTGCGCCTGCTGCATCCTCGCTACCCGCTCTATATCGCGCCGAAGCAGGACGACTGCTATGTGATCGGTGCAACCGAAGTGGAAGGCGAGGACATGTCGCCGGTGAGCGTGCGCTCGGCGCTCGAATTGCTGAGCGCGGCGTTCTCCGTGCATCCGGGTTTCGGCGAGGCGCGCATCCTCGAACTCAATGCACACTGCCGCCCAACCATGCCAGACCATCGTCCGGCACTGGTCTGGAACGGCGCACAGACGCTGCGCGTGAACGGCCTGTACCGGCACGGCTACATGATCGCGCCGGAAGTCGCGGACGAAGCGGTGCGCTTTGCCGCCGCGCTGCTCGAGCGCCGTGTCGCCGATGTCGACGCGTTTGCGACCTGGCGGCGCGACGCGCGCTGGAGCGAGCTGTTCCACCTCGACTCGCTGAACCAGCCGGACCCGGCGCGCGAGCCGGCGTAA
- a CDS encoding ABC transporter ATP-binding protein/permease produces MTPNTSPTPTLEPDDKVSAWSLIKPYWVSEEWKIAWGLLVTIVAINLTNVWITVKFNTWNGDFYNMLQAKSVKDFPHLMMVWAVLVAALIVLFVYGRYLRQMLGFRWRQWLTTRYLEEWLGHGVFYRIERDRLADNPDQRISDDLQSFATSTLTLTLDFLSTVVTLISFITILWSLAGALTVTLGGMPLVIPGYMVWVAALYALAGSYMTYKLGHPLVAITYQQQKVEADFRFGLIRVRENSEQIAFYDGEQTERASAQNVFQRIRDNWWRVMKYTKRLSFVLSFYGNIATIFPLIVAAPKYFSGAFTLGVLMQIQNAFGTVSDSFSWFINSYGSLVEWRATVNRLREFKRVVHASHLKEATSPATAHGGINLHYVDEDRLTTDGLSLSLPSGAPLSQIRDISIQPGSRWLVRGASGAGKSTLMRALAGLWPFGNGSIDAPVSARMMFIPQQSYMPIGTLKAALAYPSSAETYTDNEYIEALQACHLADYTGRLEESAHWARVLSPGEQQRLAAARVLLHKPDYLFLDEATSALDTDNEARLYHLFIERLPKAAIISVAHRESLAAFHEETLNVERSAEPAAA; encoded by the coding sequence ATGACGCCCAACACTTCCCCTACACCCACGCTAGAGCCCGACGATAAAGTCTCCGCGTGGAGTCTGATCAAGCCGTACTGGGTCTCTGAAGAATGGAAAATCGCCTGGGGACTGCTGGTTACGATCGTTGCGATCAACCTCACGAACGTCTGGATCACCGTCAAGTTCAACACCTGGAACGGCGACTTCTACAACATGCTGCAAGCCAAGAGCGTCAAGGACTTCCCGCACTTGATGATGGTTTGGGCCGTTCTCGTAGCAGCGTTGATCGTCCTCTTTGTATACGGCCGCTATCTGCGGCAGATGCTCGGCTTCCGGTGGCGCCAGTGGCTCACGACACGGTACCTCGAAGAATGGCTCGGCCACGGCGTCTTCTACCGGATCGAGCGCGACCGGCTCGCGGACAACCCCGACCAGCGGATAAGCGATGACCTGCAGTCATTTGCAACCAGCACGCTCACACTGACGCTCGATTTTCTGTCAACCGTCGTCACACTCATTTCGTTCATTACCATCCTCTGGTCCCTGGCTGGCGCATTGACCGTCACGCTCGGGGGCATGCCGCTCGTGATCCCAGGCTACATGGTGTGGGTCGCCGCGCTCTATGCCCTGGCTGGCTCGTACATGACCTACAAGCTCGGCCACCCGCTCGTTGCGATTACCTACCAGCAACAAAAGGTCGAGGCAGATTTTCGTTTCGGCCTGATCCGTGTGCGCGAAAACTCGGAGCAGATCGCGTTCTACGACGGCGAGCAGACCGAACGCGCGAGTGCACAAAACGTCTTCCAGCGCATTCGCGACAACTGGTGGCGTGTGATGAAGTACACGAAGCGCCTGAGCTTCGTGCTGAGCTTCTACGGCAATATCGCGACCATTTTTCCGCTCATTGTCGCCGCGCCCAAGTATTTCTCCGGCGCATTTACCCTAGGCGTGTTGATGCAGATCCAGAATGCGTTCGGCACGGTCAGCGACTCGTTCTCGTGGTTTATCAACAGTTACGGCAGCCTCGTCGAGTGGCGCGCGACGGTGAATCGTCTGCGCGAATTCAAACGTGTCGTCCATGCATCGCACCTGAAAGAAGCGACCTCGCCGGCCACCGCTCATGGCGGCATCAACCTGCACTACGTGGACGAGGACAGGCTCACCACGGACGGTCTCTCGCTCTCCCTGCCGAGTGGCGCCCCGCTCTCGCAGATCCGCGACATCTCGATCCAGCCCGGCTCGCGCTGGTTGGTACGCGGCGCGTCCGGGGCCGGCAAGAGCACCTTGATGCGTGCACTCGCCGGACTGTGGCCATTCGGTAACGGCTCGATCGATGCGCCGGTCAGTGCGCGCATGATGTTCATTCCGCAACAAAGCTATATGCCCATCGGCACGCTGAAGGCCGCGCTCGCCTATCCGTCGTCGGCGGAAACGTACACCGACAACGAATACATCGAAGCGCTGCAGGCTTGCCATCTCGCGGACTACACAGGCCGTCTCGAGGAATCCGCGCACTGGGCTCGCGTGCTGTCGCCCGGCGAGCAGCAACGGCTTGCAGCAGCGCGTGTCCTGCTGCACAAACCCGACTATCTGTTCCTCGACGAAGCGACCAGCGCACTCGATACCGACAACGAAGCGCGGCTCTATCACCTGTTCATCGAGCGGTTGCCGAAGGCGGCCATCATCAGCGTGGCGCATCGCGAGTCGCTGGCGGCGTTCCATGAGGAAACGCTCAACGTCGAACGCAGCGCGGAGCCCGCCGCCGCATGA
- a CDS encoding SDR family NAD(P)-dependent oxidoreductase, which produces MSATRRVVLITGAGSGIGAALARRLATRHAAFDATPGTTTQLALMLHARGADSEARARLEAVAASCTAHGATCATVFGDLAEPGAADHIVHQTLAAFGALDHLVANAGHAQRQTLAALDAHALTESFAAMPSAFAALVRRATPALKTSEHGRVVALSSFVAHRYRQDAPFAATAAAKAAIESLAKTAAAELAPHGVTVNCVAPGYTRKDRGPSADNAPAWAHAAQATPLGHIADPDDVAALIAFLLSDEARHITGQVIHIDGGLTLG; this is translated from the coding sequence ATGAGCGCGACACGCCGCGTCGTGTTGATCACCGGTGCCGGGTCCGGCATCGGCGCCGCACTTGCACGTCGGCTTGCCACACGTCACGCGGCGTTCGATGCAACACCGGGTACGACCACGCAGCTCGCCTTGATGCTGCACGCTCGCGGCGCGGATTCCGAAGCGCGCGCCCGGCTCGAAGCCGTCGCCGCCAGTTGCACCGCGCACGGTGCGACCTGCGCAACAGTGTTCGGCGATCTTGCCGAACCCGGTGCCGCCGACCACATCGTGCATCAGACGCTCGCTGCGTTCGGTGCACTCGATCATCTGGTCGCAAACGCCGGTCACGCACAACGTCAGACACTCGCTGCACTCGATGCGCACGCGCTCACCGAATCGTTCGCGGCCATGCCCTCGGCATTCGCTGCGCTCGTCAGACGCGCGACGCCCGCGTTGAAAACATCGGAGCACGGTCGCGTGGTCGCGCTCAGTTCGTTCGTCGCGCATCGCTATCGTCAGGACGCGCCGTTCGCAGCGACCGCGGCGGCGAAAGCCGCAATCGAATCGCTGGCGAAAACCGCTGCGGCCGAACTCGCGCCGCATGGCGTCACGGTCAATTGCGTGGCACCCGGCTACACGCGCAAAGATCGCGGCCCGAGCGCTGACAATGCGCCCGCATGGGCGCATGCCGCGCAAGCCACCCCGCTCGGTCACATCGCCGACCCGGACGATGTCGCCGCATTGATCGCCTTCCTGCTGTCCGACGAAGCGCGCCATATCACGGGGCAGGTGATTCATATCGACGGCGGGCTTACCCTCGGTTGA
- a CDS encoding response regulator, translating into MSQHILLVDDDSVVRDLTREYLQARGYAVSVLHDGLALQRRLQIERPALVVLDIMMPELDGISALRALRASGDDIPVILLTARNDVIDRVIGLELGADDYLGKPFDPSELVARIRTVLRRRGNPVSSAPESRAPYRFGPFEVNFPARELRRDDERIALRSSEFAILKLFVNHAMTILTRAQIIEKLYGHGGAYRNRSLDVSIWRLRRLIETDPSEPRYVQTVWGHGYVFVPQGEVGFAERYTDTPEVAETAQAARP; encoded by the coding sequence ATGAGCCAACATATCCTGCTTGTCGACGACGATTCCGTAGTCCGCGATCTCACGCGCGAGTATCTGCAGGCGCGAGGTTATGCGGTATCGGTCCTGCACGATGGTCTTGCACTGCAGCGCCGGTTACAGATCGAACGTCCTGCCCTCGTCGTACTCGACATCATGATGCCGGAGCTGGATGGCATCAGCGCACTGCGCGCGTTGCGCGCAAGCGGAGACGACATTCCTGTCATCCTGCTGACTGCGCGCAACGACGTGATCGATCGCGTGATCGGCCTCGAACTCGGTGCCGACGATTACCTCGGCAAGCCATTCGATCCGAGCGAACTGGTCGCGCGCATCCGCACCGTGCTCAGGCGCCGCGGCAATCCGGTGTCGAGTGCGCCGGAGAGTCGTGCACCGTACCGCTTCGGTCCGTTCGAAGTGAATTTCCCCGCACGCGAACTGCGTCGCGATGACGAGCGCATTGCGCTGCGCTCGAGCGAATTCGCAATCCTCAAGCTGTTCGTCAATCATGCGATGACGATTCTCACGCGCGCGCAGATCATCGAGAAGCTTTATGGTCACGGCGGCGCGTATCGCAACCGCAGTCTCGATGTGTCGATCTGGCGTCTGCGCCGGCTGATCGAAACCGATCCGTCCGAGCCGCGTTATGTGCAGACGGTGTGGGGACACGGCTATGTGTTCGTGCCGCAAGGTGAAGTGGGATTCGCGGAACGCTATACGGATACGCCTGAAGTTGCGGAAACGGCGCAGGCTGCGCGGCCTTAG
- a CDS encoding flagellar basal body L-ring protein FlgH, translating to MISHRILVAATTAVSVAACSSGPHSIVDTPMYAPLAATPLNVNTQGAIYQAGNALSLYETPRAQHIGDVLTIRLAESYSGNSSANASASRASNISAQAADQSTNAAAKLAKLFNVGSASTTFNGQGTVSDTSGMSGTLAVTVIGTLPTGNLVVSGEKIIAMNGNRDTLRLSGVVNPKDIDMGNYVASSKVANARIEQAGVGMLADSTTMGWLQRLFMSVLTF from the coding sequence ATGATTTCCCACCGTATTCTCGTTGCGGCAACAACCGCGGTCAGTGTGGCCGCGTGTTCGAGCGGACCGCACTCGATCGTCGACACACCGATGTATGCGCCGCTCGCTGCGACACCGCTCAACGTCAATACGCAGGGCGCGATCTATCAGGCGGGCAATGCGCTGTCGCTGTACGAAACGCCGCGTGCGCAACACATCGGCGACGTGCTGACGATCCGTCTCGCCGAATCGTATAGCGGCAACAGCAGCGCAAACGCCTCGGCAAGCCGCGCGAGCAATATCAGCGCCCAGGCCGCCGATCAATCGACGAATGCCGCGGCGAAACTCGCAAAGCTGTTCAACGTCGGCTCGGCGAGCACGACGTTCAACGGGCAGGGCACTGTGTCGGATACGTCGGGCATGTCGGGCACGCTGGCGGTGACGGTGATCGGCACGCTGCCGACCGGCAACCTGGTGGTCTCAGGTGAAAAGATCATCGCGATGAATGGCAATCGCGACACGTTGCGGTTGTCGGGTGTGGTCAATCCGAAGGACATCGACATGGGTAACTACGTCGCGTCGAGCAAGGTCGCGAATGCGCGGATCGAGCAGGCGGGAGTGGGGATGCTTGCGGATTCGACGACGATGGGCTGGTTGCAGCGGCTCTTTATGAGCGTGCTGACTTTCTGA
- a CDS encoding DUF6726 family protein produces MTAWSAVCAALLPLSGCGLAALPCRAASATLKIIPVVGHAAATPFDACSSAID; encoded by the coding sequence GTGACCGCATGGTCGGCAGTGTGCGCGGCGTTGCTGCCGCTCAGCGGCTGCGGCCTCGCGGCGTTGCCGTGTCGCGCGGCGTCGGCGACGCTGAAGATCATTCCTGTAGTCGGGCACGCGGCTGCTACGCCGTTCGACGCGTGCTCATCCGCCATCGACTGA
- a CDS encoding response regulator, whose product MNPQVLIVDDDSVVRDLLCRFLQANGLDVSVLHDGTHLKRRLERERPSVVVLDIMMPKTDGLRALTALREAGDDIPVIFASARGTVADRIAGLSLGADDYITKPYDPRELLVRIHAVLRRRGPVTSSAPEVRERYRFGPFELDYATRTLLHDGTRVALRDSEFALLKIFSTNPYKVLSRALIHDLVHRDDLAFRDRSLDVPIWRLRRVIEDDPSNPRYVQTVRSRGYVFVPDASDPDLDGAENDSSAAVPDRNANEAAAGS is encoded by the coding sequence ATGAATCCACAGGTCCTTATCGTCGACGACGATTCCGTGGTGCGCGATCTGTTGTGCCGGTTCCTGCAGGCGAACGGGCTCGACGTCTCCGTGCTGCACGATGGCACCCATCTGAAACGGCGGCTCGAACGCGAGCGGCCGTCGGTGGTGGTGCTCGACATCATGATGCCGAAGACCGACGGGCTGCGCGCGCTCACCGCGTTGCGCGAGGCCGGCGACGACATCCCTGTGATCTTCGCGTCCGCGCGCGGCACGGTGGCCGACCGCATCGCAGGTCTGTCGCTCGGCGCCGACGACTACATCACGAAACCCTACGATCCGCGCGAGCTGCTCGTGCGCATTCACGCGGTGCTGCGTCGACGCGGTCCGGTCACTTCGAGCGCGCCTGAAGTACGCGAACGCTATCGCTTCGGTCCGTTCGAACTCGACTACGCGACCCGCACGCTGCTGCACGACGGCACGCGCGTCGCGCTGCGCGACAGCGAGTTCGCGCTCCTGAAGATCTTCAGCACGAATCCGTACAAGGTGCTGTCGCGCGCACTGATCCACGATCTCGTCCATCGCGACGACCTCGCGTTTCGCGATCGCAGCCTCGATGTGCCGATCTGGCGGCTGCGTCGCGTGATCGAGGACGATCCTTCGAATCCGCGCTACGTGCAGACCGTGCGCAGCCGCGGCTATGTGTTCGTGCCGGATGCATCGGATCCGGATCTCGACGGCGCAGAAAACGATTCGAGTGCCGCCGTCCCCGACCGTAACGCGAACGAAGCAGCGGCAGGCTCATGA
- a CDS encoding ATP-binding protein, producing MRNPLNTLFGRMALMSTVVLFAIQAGWFVLVVRQPPRHEIDGFARGMLLVLHAANGESSSGAELAPALRVHLVPTWNMPGAVHLRTPIQPPLVELRQHLLDNLPAGTQIVADDAHPPRIWVRFPDKPMWIVAPVDIPPPPRFLLAAGTMLIAALILSLVAAWQIQRPLSRVAGAARAFGDGARPEPIGEQGPRELVDLIGSFNGMMRRLNEADDDQAVMLAGVAHDLKAPLTRLKLRASVLTSERDRADFIRDIDSLTNIVQQFLEFAGQAADAGPPVEVDTFLREQFSSGESLDDEPLFSLDLQAGPAFTLPRTTLDRLITNLVDNALEHGAPPVDIATSRDGRHWIVSVHDHGSGIAEDRIAAAMKPFVRLDAARGGEGHCGLGLAIVARLAHDRGGRCDVGNHPEGGLWVRIVLPVAQDLRPERPDRIERAERPERPERTKALAYP from the coding sequence ATGAGAAATCCGTTGAATACGCTGTTTGGCCGCATGGCGCTGATGTCGACGGTCGTGCTGTTCGCGATTCAGGCCGGCTGGTTCGTGCTGGTCGTGCGGCAGCCGCCGCGGCACGAGATCGACGGTTTTGCGCGCGGCATGCTGCTCGTGCTGCATGCCGCGAACGGTGAATCGTCGAGCGGCGCGGAACTCGCGCCCGCGTTGCGCGTGCATCTCGTGCCGACCTGGAACATGCCGGGCGCCGTGCATCTGCGCACTCCGATCCAGCCGCCGCTCGTCGAGTTGCGCCAGCATCTGCTCGACAACCTGCCGGCCGGCACGCAGATCGTCGCCGACGATGCACACCCGCCGCGCATCTGGGTTCGCTTTCCCGACAAGCCGATGTGGATCGTCGCGCCGGTCGACATTCCACCGCCGCCGCGCTTTCTGCTCGCGGCAGGCACGATGCTGATCGCCGCACTGATCCTGTCGCTGGTGGCCGCGTGGCAGATCCAGCGGCCGCTGTCGCGTGTCGCGGGCGCGGCCCGAGCGTTCGGCGATGGCGCGCGGCCGGAGCCAATCGGCGAACAGGGGCCGCGCGAACTCGTCGATCTGATCGGTTCGTTCAACGGCATGATGCGGCGCCTGAACGAAGCCGACGACGATCAGGCGGTCATGCTCGCCGGCGTCGCCCACGATCTGAAAGCGCCGCTCACGCGTCTGAAACTGCGCGCGAGCGTGCTCACGTCGGAGCGCGATCGCGCCGACTTCATCCGCGACATCGATTCGTTGACTAACATCGTCCAGCAGTTTCTGGAGTTCGCAGGCCAGGCCGCCGATGCCGGGCCGCCAGTCGAAGTCGATACGTTCCTGCGCGAGCAGTTTTCGTCCGGTGAATCGCTCGATGACGAACCGCTCTTCTCACTCGACCTGCAGGCCGGCCCGGCCTTCACGCTGCCGCGCACGACGCTCGACCGCCTGATCACGAATCTCGTCGATAACGCGCTCGAACACGGCGCGCCGCCCGTCGACATCGCGACCTCGCGCGACGGACGTCACTGGATCGTCAGCGTGCACGATCACGGTTCGGGCATTGCCGAAGACCGGATTGCGGCGGCGATGAAGCCGTTCGTGCGGCTCGATGCAGCGCGTGGCGGAGAGGGGCATTGCGGGCTGGGTCTGGCGATCGTCGCGCGGCTTGCGCATGATCGCGGTGGTCGCTGCGATGTGGGCAACCACCCGGAAGGCGGGCTGTGGGTGCGAATCGTGTTGCCGGTCGCGCAGGACCTCCGACCGGAGCGGCCGGACCGGATCGAGCGAGCGGAACGACCCGAACGCCCGGAGCGCACGAAGGCGCTCGCTTATCCCTGA
- a CDS encoding tyrosine-protein phosphatase has translation MNPTATARALPPGDRPQPGPARRSAQVDNGRRSLLKGAAGLFALSGFTGTLLTGCGGAVDADTSTTPRIASVENFRDVSGPADGYTTVDGARVQRGRFYRSGALTLTASDKATLDTLGITVDYDLRTPAEIAAARDVVPVGAAYVNFNIDGTSEPPALLPATSTDAVAMMEAQWRSFVSGEAQRAGFGALLTRLASTTGAQLFHCDDGKDITGWVAAVLLSVANVPFDVVMQDYLLTNTYNAASTQTSLAVMRVQHGEAAAAAAAPLYAAQASFLQAAVDQVQASYSTMNGYLTAGLGLSQATVARLRARLVS, from the coding sequence ATGAATCCCACTGCGACAGCGCGCGCTTTACCCCCCGGCGACCGACCACAGCCCGGCCCGGCGCGGCGTTCCGCGCAGGTCGACAACGGCCGGCGCTCGCTGCTGAAGGGCGCCGCCGGCCTGTTTGCGCTGTCGGGCTTCACGGGCACGCTGCTGACAGGCTGCGGCGGCGCGGTCGATGCCGACACGTCCACCACGCCGCGCATCGCTTCGGTGGAGAATTTCCGCGATGTGAGCGGGCCGGCCGACGGTTACACGACCGTCGATGGCGCGCGTGTGCAGCGCGGCCGCTTCTACCGCTCTGGCGCGCTGACGCTCACCGCTTCCGACAAGGCCACGCTCGACACGCTCGGCATCACTGTCGATTACGACCTGCGCACGCCCGCCGAAATCGCCGCCGCACGCGACGTCGTACCGGTAGGCGCTGCCTATGTGAACTTCAATATCGACGGCACGTCCGAGCCGCCCGCGCTGCTACCCGCCACGTCTACCGATGCCGTCGCGATGATGGAGGCCCAATGGCGCAGCTTCGTGAGCGGCGAGGCACAGCGCGCGGGCTTTGGCGCACTGCTGACGCGGCTCGCCAGCACGACCGGCGCGCAGCTCTTTCACTGCGACGACGGCAAGGACATCACCGGCTGGGTGGCCGCCGTGCTGCTCAGCGTGGCAAACGTGCCGTTCGACGTCGTGATGCAGGACTATCTCCTGACGAATACGTATAACGCGGCATCGACCCAGACGAGCCTCGCGGTGATGCGTGTGCAGCACGGCGAGGCCGCTGCTGCAGCCGCCGCGCCGCTCTATGCCGCGCAGGCGAGCTTCCTGCAGGCTGCCGTCGATCAGGTGCAGGCGAGCTACAGCACGATGAACGGCTATCTGACCGCGGGCCTTGGGTTGTCGCAGGCGACAGTGGCACGCTTGCGCGCGCGGCTCGTTAGCTGA